From one Microbacterium aurum genomic stretch:
- a CDS encoding Fur family transcriptional regulator — MTPAHAADALRAAGLRVTESRTAVYDALREHPHASAEDVFGHVLPRLPRASRQSVYNALNDFADAGIARRIEPAGRSMLFELRVSDNHHHLVCTRCGAVRDVDCVVGEAPCLTPSHDHGFAVHAAEVTFWGLCPDCAAERAA; from the coding sequence ATGACTCCCGCCCACGCCGCCGACGCGCTCCGCGCCGCGGGGCTCCGCGTCACGGAGTCGCGCACCGCGGTATACGACGCGCTCCGGGAGCACCCGCATGCCAGCGCCGAGGACGTCTTCGGGCACGTGCTGCCGCGGCTTCCGCGCGCGAGTCGGCAGTCGGTCTACAACGCGCTGAACGACTTCGCGGATGCCGGGATCGCGCGCCGCATCGAGCCGGCCGGGCGATCGATGCTGTTCGAGCTGCGCGTCAGCGACAACCACCACCACCTCGTCTGCACCCGCTGCGGCGCGGTCCGCGACGTCGACTGCGTCGTCGGCGAAGCGCCCTGCCTCACGCCGTCGCACGACCACGGCTTCGCCGTGCACGCCGCCGAGGTGACCTTCTGGGGTTTGTGCCCCGACTGCGCCGCCGAGCGCGCCGCCTGA
- the ahcY gene encoding adenosylhomocysteinase codes for MPTATASTHDFVVADLSLADAGRHQLRLAENEMPGLMALREEYGPSQPLAGARIAGSLHMTVQTAVLIETLVALGAQVRWASCNIFSTQDEAAAAVAVGPTGTADEPAGIPVFAFKGETLEEYWQLADRIFDWSAEGFDGPNLILDDGGDATLLVHKGVEFEKAGAVPAASDTDSLEYRIVLDTLRASLARDPQRFTRMAEQIVGVTEETTTGVHRLYELAAAGKLLFPGINVNDSVTKSKFDNKYGIRHSLPDGLNRGTDVLIGGKVAFVVGYGDVGKGAAEALRGQGARVIIGEVDPICALQAAMDGFQVAKLESVIDQVDILITGTGNTRVVTTEHLQGLKHLAIVGNVGHFDDEIDMAGLEAIPGVEKVEIKPQVHEYRLPGGTSILVMSEGRLMNLGNATGHPSFVMSASFTNQVLAQMELWTKPEEYPVGVYVLPKILDEKVARLHLAALGVELTELTAEQAAYIGVPVEGPYKLDHYRY; via the coding sequence ATGCCGACTGCCACCGCCTCCACGCACGACTTCGTCGTCGCCGACCTGAGCCTCGCCGACGCGGGCCGCCACCAGCTGCGCCTGGCCGAGAACGAGATGCCGGGCCTCATGGCGCTGCGCGAGGAGTACGGCCCCAGCCAGCCGCTGGCCGGCGCCCGCATCGCCGGTTCGCTGCACATGACGGTCCAGACCGCGGTCCTCATCGAGACGCTCGTCGCGCTCGGCGCGCAGGTGCGCTGGGCCAGCTGCAACATCTTCTCCACGCAGGACGAGGCCGCCGCCGCCGTCGCCGTCGGCCCCACGGGGACGGCGGACGAGCCCGCCGGCATCCCCGTGTTCGCCTTCAAGGGCGAGACCCTCGAGGAGTACTGGCAGCTCGCCGACCGCATCTTCGACTGGTCGGCGGAGGGCTTCGACGGCCCGAACCTCATCCTCGACGACGGCGGCGACGCCACCCTGCTCGTGCACAAGGGCGTCGAGTTCGAGAAGGCCGGCGCCGTGCCCGCGGCATCCGACACCGACTCCCTCGAGTACCGCATCGTGCTCGACACCCTGCGGGCGAGCCTCGCGCGCGACCCGCAGCGCTTCACCCGCATGGCGGAACAGATCGTGGGCGTCACCGAGGAGACGACGACCGGCGTGCACCGCCTCTACGAGCTTGCCGCGGCCGGAAAGCTGCTGTTCCCGGGTATCAACGTCAACGACTCCGTCACCAAGAGCAAGTTCGACAACAAGTACGGCATCCGCCACTCGCTGCCCGACGGCCTGAACCGCGGCACCGACGTCCTCATCGGCGGCAAGGTCGCGTTCGTCGTCGGCTACGGCGACGTCGGCAAGGGCGCCGCCGAGGCCCTGCGCGGCCAGGGTGCCCGCGTCATCATCGGCGAGGTCGACCCGATCTGCGCGCTGCAGGCGGCGATGGACGGCTTCCAGGTCGCCAAGCTCGAGTCGGTCATCGACCAGGTCGACATCCTCATCACCGGCACCGGCAACACCCGCGTCGTGACGACCGAGCATCTTCAGGGCCTCAAGCACCTCGCCATCGTCGGCAACGTCGGCCACTTCGACGACGAGATCGACATGGCGGGCCTCGAGGCGATCCCGGGCGTGGAGAAGGTGGAGATCAAGCCGCAGGTGCACGAGTACCGCCTGCCCGGCGGCACCAGCATCCTCGTGATGAGCGAGGGACGCCTCATGAACCTCGGCAATGCCACCGGTCACCCCTCCTTCGTCATGAGCGCCTCCTTCACCAACCAGGTGCTCGCCCAGATGGAGCTGTGGACGAAGCCGGAGGAGTACCCCGTCGGCGTGTACGTGCTGCCGAAGATCCTCGACGAGAAGGTGGCGCGCCTCCACCTCGCGGCCCTCGGCGTGGAGCTCACGGAGCTCACCGCCGAGCAGGCGGCGTACATCGGCGTGCCCGTCGAGGGACCGTACAAGCTCGATCACTACCGTTACTGA
- a CDS encoding DUF3499 family protein, whose protein sequence is MRTRLCSKVGCAREAVTTLTYDYGDQMAALGPLGGATDPHAHDLCAIHTDRLSVPKGWVVVRHETLRV, encoded by the coding sequence ATGCGTACTCGACTGTGCTCGAAGGTGGGCTGCGCCCGCGAGGCCGTGACGACCCTGACCTACGACTACGGGGACCAGATGGCCGCGCTCGGCCCGCTCGGCGGCGCAACCGATCCGCATGCGCACGACCTGTGCGCGATCCACACCGACCGGCTGTCGGTGCCCAAGGGCTGGGTCGTCGTCCGCCACGAGACCCTGCGCGTCTAA
- a CDS encoding IS256 family transposase yields MALNQSALLELLGELKLTDVTDRIRVATETLYQELIDAEAAAFIGAAPYERTEGRVAVRNGSRPRTLSTTAGDLELRIPKLRAGSFFPSLLERRRRVDQALFAVVMEAYVHGVSTRKVDDLVKALGADTGISKSEVSRICGNLDEDVAAFRDRPLADSAYPYVFLDATYCKARVGRRVVSQAVVVAVGVAADGRREVLGFEVGDTESQPFWTTFLRSLKARGLDGVKLVISDAHTGLIAAIETVFVGSAWQRCRVHFMRNVLANVPKTAGPMVASIIRTIFAQPDTEHVFAQFHEVVRMLARSHPKVADMLEDAKNDILAFCGFPQQHWRQIWSTNPLERVNKEIKRRTDVVGTFPNPAALLRLAGHVLIEQHDEWDGADRRYFSEHSMKLLQVEAEEVAIPELAAA; encoded by the coding sequence ATGGCTCTTAACCAGTCTGCCCTCCTCGAGCTCCTCGGGGAACTGAAACTCACCGATGTCACCGACCGGATCCGAGTCGCGACCGAGACGCTCTATCAGGAGCTGATCGACGCGGAAGCGGCGGCGTTCATCGGCGCCGCCCCGTATGAGCGCACCGAGGGCCGCGTCGCGGTCCGCAACGGCTCCAGGCCCCGCACCCTGTCGACGACAGCCGGGGATCTGGAGCTGCGGATCCCGAAGCTGCGGGCCGGGTCCTTCTTCCCGTCGCTGCTGGAACGCCGCCGGAGGGTCGATCAGGCGTTGTTCGCGGTCGTGATGGAGGCCTACGTCCACGGCGTCTCGACCCGCAAGGTCGACGACCTCGTCAAGGCGCTGGGCGCGGACACCGGCATCTCCAAGTCGGAGGTGTCGCGGATCTGCGGCAACCTCGACGAGGACGTCGCGGCGTTCCGGGACCGGCCCCTCGCCGACAGCGCCTACCCGTACGTGTTCCTCGACGCGACCTATTGCAAGGCCCGGGTCGGCCGGCGGGTGGTCTCGCAGGCGGTCGTCGTTGCCGTGGGAGTCGCGGCCGACGGGCGGCGGGAGGTGCTCGGCTTCGAGGTCGGAGACACCGAGTCGCAGCCGTTCTGGACCACGTTCCTGCGCTCGTTGAAGGCGCGTGGGCTGGACGGGGTGAAGCTCGTGATCAGCGACGCGCACACCGGGCTGATCGCAGCGATCGAGACCGTGTTCGTCGGCTCCGCCTGGCAACGCTGCCGAGTGCATTTCATGCGGAACGTGCTCGCCAACGTCCCGAAGACGGCTGGCCCGATGGTCGCGTCGATCATCCGCACGATCTTCGCGCAGCCGGACACGGAGCACGTGTTCGCGCAGTTCCACGAGGTCGTCCGCATGCTCGCCAGGTCGCATCCGAAGGTCGCGGACATGCTCGAGGACGCCAAGAACGACATCCTCGCGTTCTGCGGATTCCCGCAGCAGCACTGGCGGCAGATCTGGTCCACGAACCCGCTCGAACGCGTCAACAAGGAGATCAAACGCCGCACCGACGTCGTCGGAACCTTCCCCAACCCCGCCGCGCTACTGCGCCTGGCCGGGCACGTCCTCATCGAGCAACACGACGAATGGGACGGCGCCGACCGCCGCTACTTCAGCGAACACTCCATGAAGCTCCTGCAAGTCGAAGCAGAGGAGGTCGCGATCCCCGAACTCGCTGCGGCATAA
- a CDS encoding metallopeptidase family protein has product MVRKRVTAPPRRASRHGRHGREDRSPVVRPPLLPLETREERFDFAVGTAAEFLRSAWPELREVRFEVAAMPPASDDDGIPRWSSLPAEQRIVLYRLPIERLGQLHREDDLHRRMAIEACVFRAAAEYLDRDPWDLGPDRFHY; this is encoded by the coding sequence ATGGTGAGGAAGCGCGTCACGGCTCCCCCGCGGCGCGCGTCCCGCCACGGCCGGCACGGCCGCGAGGACCGCAGCCCCGTCGTCCGGCCGCCCCTGCTGCCGCTGGAGACCCGCGAGGAGCGGTTCGACTTCGCCGTCGGGACGGCGGCCGAGTTTCTGCGCAGCGCCTGGCCGGAACTGCGCGAGGTGCGCTTCGAGGTGGCGGCGATGCCCCCGGCATCCGACGACGACGGGATCCCCCGCTGGAGCTCACTGCCCGCGGAGCAGCGCATCGTGCTGTACCGGCTGCCGATCGAGCGGCTCGGGCAGCTGCACCGCGAGGACGACCTGCATCGGCGCATGGCGATCGAGGCATGCGTCTTCCGCGCCGCCGCGGAGTACCTCGACCGCGACCCGTGGGACCTCGGCCCCGACCGCTTCCACTACTGA
- a CDS encoding DUF5719 family protein, whose translation MTDPRSDARHEVGEPAGDAVPGDAVAGVSPDAAVAAAGASADGAPAVAGTVSADDAAAARAGTAPAASAEAPVRPAPAPRHPSGRFGPVRLGIGLVVAVVAASLGVSVAVLPVSGLLPAAAGDRAAVELAALPPAGPSIATCAGPVLAAGRDTANASMLADAAPQALTDGAAGGVAPETTTLRAPDVADGAGPTVLTVPPTDGAVTDLAAAGSATVAASDLSGFAASACTRAAMESWIVAGSATTGAADLVVLANPGDVAARVTITVYGATGPAVPAAGAGIVVAAGTQRVVPLAALALGEENPILQITAAEAPVRASLQASLTRILVPGGLDQVGASAVPTEQIVIPGVPVVTAPGTAGESDVVTSLRLLAPAADANASVVILRNGGAGGATSQPQDVALTAGIPLQLDLSGLEVGTYTVVVTASAPVTGAVRAASGFGAGSDFGWFAAADEVTAPALVAVADGPVPQLTLASTSDTAQTVGLTGIDGERTDVTVPAGGSVTVPVTAGAVYRIEPGDDGIRAAVTYATGGAVAGYPVPAGDAAASAITVYPR comes from the coding sequence ATGACCGATCCACGCTCCGACGCCCGCCACGAGGTGGGGGAGCCCGCCGGGGACGCCGTGCCCGGGGACGCCGTGGCGGGCGTCTCGCCCGACGCCGCCGTGGCGGCCGCCGGTGCCTCGGCTGACGGGGCGCCGGCTGTGGCGGGCACCGTCTCGGCCGACGACGCCGCGGCCGCGCGGGCAGGAACGGCCCCCGCCGCCTCCGCCGAGGCACCGGTGCGCCCGGCGCCCGCGCCCCGGCATCCGTCCGGCAGATTCGGGCCGGTGCGGCTCGGGATCGGCCTGGTGGTTGCCGTCGTGGCCGCCTCGCTCGGCGTGAGCGTCGCGGTGCTGCCGGTGTCGGGCCTCCTGCCCGCCGCGGCCGGCGACCGTGCCGCGGTCGAGCTGGCCGCGCTGCCGCCGGCGGGACCGTCGATCGCGACCTGCGCCGGACCGGTGCTCGCGGCCGGGCGCGACACCGCCAACGCGTCGATGCTCGCCGACGCGGCACCCCAGGCGCTCACCGACGGCGCGGCCGGGGGCGTCGCTCCCGAGACCACCACGCTCCGAGCGCCCGACGTCGCCGACGGCGCCGGCCCCACCGTCCTCACCGTCCCGCCGACCGACGGGGCCGTGACCGATCTGGCCGCTGCAGGCTCGGCGACGGTCGCGGCATCCGACCTCAGCGGCTTCGCCGCCTCGGCCTGCACGCGCGCCGCGATGGAGTCGTGGATCGTCGCGGGATCGGCCACGACCGGCGCCGCCGACCTCGTCGTGCTGGCGAATCCCGGCGACGTCGCGGCGCGGGTGACGATCACCGTCTACGGCGCGACCGGCCCCGCGGTTCCCGCCGCAGGCGCCGGGATCGTCGTCGCGGCCGGCACCCAGCGCGTCGTCCCGCTGGCCGCCCTCGCCCTCGGCGAGGAGAACCCCATTCTGCAGATCACCGCCGCGGAGGCACCGGTACGCGCGTCGCTGCAGGCGAGCCTCACCCGCATCCTCGTGCCGGGCGGGCTCGACCAGGTCGGCGCCAGCGCCGTGCCGACGGAGCAGATCGTCATTCCCGGCGTGCCCGTCGTCACCGCTCCCGGCACCGCCGGCGAGAGCGACGTCGTGACATCGCTGCGCCTGCTCGCCCCGGCCGCCGACGCCAACGCGTCGGTCGTGATCCTGCGGAACGGCGGGGCCGGCGGCGCTACCTCACAGCCGCAGGACGTCGCCCTCACCGCCGGGATTCCGCTGCAGCTCGACCTGTCGGGGCTCGAGGTCGGCACCTACACGGTGGTCGTGACGGCGAGCGCGCCCGTCACCGGCGCGGTGCGCGCGGCATCCGGCTTCGGGGCCGGCAGCGACTTCGGCTGGTTCGCGGCGGCGGACGAGGTGACGGCGCCGGCACTGGTCGCCGTCGCCGACGGTCCCGTCCCGCAGCTGACGCTCGCGTCCACCTCCGACACGGCGCAGACCGTGGGGCTCACCGGCATCGACGGCGAGCGGACCGACGTGACCGTGCCCGCCGGAGGGAGTGTCACCGTCCCGGTGACCGCCGGTGCGGTGTACCGCATCGAGCCCGGCGACGACGGCATCCGGGCGGCCGTCACCTACGCCACCGGCGGCGCCGTGGCGGGGTACCCCGTGCCCGCGGGGGATGCCGCGGCATCCGCCATCACCGTCTACCCCCGCTGA
- a CDS encoding glycosyltransferase, whose protein sequence is MPARVHALLVVRPEGRVAADIHLRRTLDALAAQTRPADVLTIVLCGAHATDRTLAQIAGESGAEGVITADRGTSFAEALSLASRRIDGDAVWLLSQETTPAPDALLRLVGALETSPSVALAAPKLVRADDNDRIVSLGVSLSRGGRTVGLADGEHDQGQHDTGDDVLGVDVRGILIRADAWTALHGLDTALAGADEGLDLGIRARLRGGRVVLAPQALVAIAGAHASASDPAHPGMRETYAQRTAQLHRRLVYAPAWAVVLHWLSYLPLALVRTIGMLLAKQPGDILPEWGATLTVMARPAAVARARRGIRTGRAVSWAQLAPLRVTSAQLRQRLDDDVVEGPGRGELRFFSGGGAWIVLGALLVSVVAFLSLLAWPVLAGGALAPLRATLAQLWADAAYGARPLGWATIGPADPFSAVVAVLGSLWPAAPSRVIVVLWVLALPLSALGGWFAATRFTGRGVVRAAVAIGWALAPSLLDALVTGRPTDVIAHLLLPWLLWTAAVAHRSWSSAAVGSIAAVGVVAAAPSLAPALIVLWIIAIILTAGLGHGRGLARVIWLIVPAAVVFAPMIWHRLSTGDPWALLADPGVPLAGDASTDLVRRLLLGLGFPSGDASRWGELIGPGAAWMPLLVVPVLILAVAAPVVARIVPAAVTLFAALLGLGTASIAIGITVTTDAAASIVLSPAPALSLFWLGALAAAALTLDAIPDAARVRAPLAALVMATLAVSAVPALTALPRGTSALTEGATSTLPAYVEAEGRAGLRNATFVMTPASDGAVIVDVVWGETSALGGQSTLRSARLEADAGDEDAASLAAALIADPSGSAVTDLADHGVAFVLLGTEPGGDSDAARAVRIQAETALNQRDDLEIVGDTGKGKLWRITAPITDRADAATPATSPIALLQLGAVAIALLLAIPTRRSLADSRRRSRIVGARKGDAA, encoded by the coding sequence ATGCCCGCCCGAGTACACGCGCTGCTGGTCGTGCGCCCCGAGGGGCGCGTGGCCGCAGATATCCACCTCCGACGCACGCTCGACGCGCTCGCCGCGCAGACCCGCCCGGCCGATGTGCTCACGATCGTGCTGTGCGGCGCGCACGCGACCGACCGCACCCTCGCCCAGATCGCGGGGGAGTCGGGCGCCGAGGGGGTCATCACCGCCGACCGCGGCACCTCCTTCGCCGAGGCGCTGAGTCTCGCCAGCCGCCGCATCGACGGCGACGCGGTGTGGTTGCTCTCGCAGGAGACGACCCCCGCCCCCGATGCCCTGCTTCGCCTGGTCGGCGCGCTGGAGACCTCCCCGTCGGTCGCCCTGGCCGCCCCCAAGCTCGTCCGCGCCGACGACAACGACCGCATCGTCTCCCTCGGCGTATCGTTGTCCCGCGGTGGCCGCACCGTCGGTCTCGCCGACGGCGAGCACGACCAGGGCCAGCACGACACGGGCGATGACGTCCTCGGCGTCGATGTCCGCGGCATCCTGATCCGCGCCGACGCGTGGACGGCGCTGCACGGTCTCGACACCGCCCTCGCCGGCGCCGACGAAGGGCTCGACCTCGGCATCCGCGCGCGTCTGCGCGGCGGCCGTGTCGTGCTCGCGCCGCAGGCGCTCGTCGCGATCGCCGGCGCGCACGCCTCGGCATCCGACCCCGCCCACCCCGGCATGCGCGAGACATACGCCCAGCGCACTGCGCAACTGCACCGCCGCCTCGTGTACGCGCCGGCGTGGGCGGTCGTGCTGCACTGGCTGTCGTACCTGCCGCTCGCCCTCGTCCGCACGATCGGGATGCTGCTGGCCAAGCAGCCCGGCGACATCCTGCCCGAATGGGGCGCCACCCTCACCGTCATGGCGCGCCCGGCCGCCGTCGCCCGCGCGCGTCGCGGCATCCGCACCGGACGCGCCGTGTCGTGGGCGCAGCTCGCCCCGCTGCGGGTGACCTCCGCGCAGCTGCGACAGCGCCTCGACGACGATGTGGTCGAGGGTCCCGGTCGCGGAGAGCTGCGTTTCTTCTCCGGCGGCGGAGCCTGGATCGTGCTCGGCGCCCTGCTCGTGTCGGTCGTGGCGTTCCTGTCGCTGCTGGCCTGGCCGGTCCTCGCCGGCGGTGCGCTCGCGCCGCTGCGGGCGACCCTCGCGCAGTTGTGGGCCGATGCCGCCTACGGCGCCCGCCCGCTCGGCTGGGCGACCATCGGCCCCGCCGATCCCTTCAGCGCCGTCGTCGCCGTGCTCGGCTCGCTGTGGCCGGCGGCGCCTTCGCGGGTCATCGTCGTGCTGTGGGTGCTCGCCCTGCCGCTGTCGGCCCTCGGCGGCTGGTTCGCCGCGACGCGCTTCACCGGCCGCGGCGTCGTCCGCGCCGCCGTCGCGATCGGGTGGGCGCTCGCGCCGAGCCTGCTGGACGCGCTCGTCACGGGGCGCCCTACGGACGTCATCGCGCACCTGCTGCTGCCGTGGCTGCTGTGGACCGCCGCCGTCGCGCACCGCTCCTGGAGCTCGGCCGCGGTGGGATCCATCGCCGCCGTCGGCGTCGTCGCCGCGGCCCCCTCGCTGGCACCGGCGCTCATCGTGCTGTGGATCATCGCGATCATCCTCACCGCGGGCCTCGGCCACGGCCGCGGGCTCGCGCGCGTGATCTGGCTCATCGTCCCGGCGGCGGTCGTCTTCGCCCCGATGATCTGGCACCGCCTCAGCACCGGCGACCCGTGGGCGCTGCTCGCCGACCCCGGCGTGCCGCTCGCGGGCGACGCCTCCACGGACCTCGTGCGCCGGCTGCTGCTCGGCCTCGGCTTCCCCTCCGGCGACGCGAGCCGCTGGGGTGAGCTGATCGGCCCCGGCGCGGCGTGGATGCCGCTCCTCGTCGTCCCGGTGCTGATCCTCGCGGTCGCGGCACCCGTCGTCGCGCGCATCGTCCCCGCCGCGGTCACCCTATTCGCGGCGCTCCTCGGACTCGGCACCGCATCCATCGCCATCGGCATCACCGTGACGACGGATGCCGCCGCGTCGATCGTCCTGTCGCCGGCCCCCGCGCTCAGCCTCTTCTGGCTCGGAGCCCTCGCCGCCGCCGCGCTCACGCTCGACGCGATCCCCGACGCCGCGCGCGTGCGCGCTCCCCTCGCGGCCCTCGTCATGGCGACGCTCGCCGTGAGCGCCGTCCCCGCGCTGACCGCCCTGCCGCGCGGCACGTCCGCCCTCACCGAGGGGGCGACGAGCACGCTGCCCGCCTACGTGGAGGCCGAGGGGCGCGCGGGGCTGCGCAACGCGACATTCGTCATGACCCCGGCATCCGACGGCGCCGTCATCGTCGACGTCGTGTGGGGGGAGACCTCCGCGCTCGGCGGGCAGTCGACCCTGCGGTCGGCACGGCTCGAGGCGGACGCGGGCGATGAGGATGCCGCGAGCCTCGCCGCGGCGCTCATCGCCGACCCGTCGGGCAGCGCCGTGACCGACCTCGCCGACCACGGCGTCGCGTTCGTCCTCCTCGGGACCGAACCCGGCGGCGACAGCGACGCCGCCCGCGCCGTCCGCATCCAGGCGGAGACCGCGCTCAACCAGCGCGACGATCTCGAGATCGTGGGCGATACGGGCAAGGGCAAGCTGTGGCGCATCACGGCGCCGATCACCGACCGGGCGGATGCCGCGACGCCCGCGACCTCGCCGATCGCGCTTCTGCAGCTCGGTGCCGTCGCGATCGCGCTGCTGCTGGCGATCCCCACCCGGCGCTCGCTCGCCGACAGCCGCCGCCGCTCCCGCATCGTCGGCGCCCGGAAGGGAGACGCGGCATGA
- a CDS encoding WhiB family transcriptional regulator, translating to MTGYRSGVPDNWFVDPVNLGVPGVRRPSAVDEDSALAWQADALCAQTDPEAFFPEKGGSTRDAKRICTSCDVRGECLEYALQNDERFGIWGGLSERERRKLKRRA from the coding sequence ATGACGGGTTACCGCTCCGGCGTCCCCGACAACTGGTTCGTCGACCCGGTCAATCTCGGCGTCCCGGGAGTCCGTCGCCCCTCCGCTGTCGATGAGGACAGCGCCCTGGCGTGGCAGGCCGATGCGCTGTGCGCACAGACCGACCCCGAGGCGTTTTTCCCCGAGAAGGGCGGATCGACCCGCGACGCGAAGCGCATCTGCACATCGTGCGACGTCCGTGGCGAATGCCTCGAGTACGCCCTGCAGAACGACGAGCGCTTCGGCATCTGGGGTGGCCTCAGCGAGCGCGAGCGCCGCAAGCTCAAGCGCCGCGCCTGA
- the manA gene encoding mannose-6-phosphate isomerase, class I yields the protein MLIPISNTPRDYSWGSVDLIPALEGREPTGRPEAEVWYGDHPGCPSVVAGGSGQTLDEALAAAGEQPLPFLLKVLAAASSLSIQAHPTIAQARESFAREEDAGVPRDAADRLYRDANHKPEIIVALSDEFRALVGIRPLDDTRRLVAALGEGPARAALMQRLGAPVGAEGADGAATGADAAAPASVVRDLLAWALTDADADLVADLVRALERADSDEFAEEIATLRAAAADFPGDPGLIVALLMNLVILRPGQALFAPAGVLHAYQSGLGVELMAASDNVLRGGLTPKHVDVPELMRVVDVATGPAPLVVPQEIAPGVREYAPPVSDFALTAVTVTADQPVTVALRGPAIVLATAGEVEVRTADAVVSLVPGAAVYVGREDRVEVSGAGAVFVAQPGRA from the coding sequence ATGCTGATCCCGATCTCCAACACCCCGCGCGACTACTCCTGGGGATCGGTCGATCTCATCCCCGCGCTGGAGGGGCGCGAGCCCACCGGGCGCCCCGAGGCCGAGGTCTGGTACGGCGACCATCCCGGCTGCCCCTCCGTCGTCGCCGGCGGGTCGGGACAGACCCTCGACGAGGCCCTCGCCGCCGCCGGCGAGCAGCCGCTGCCGTTCCTGCTGAAGGTGCTGGCGGCGGCATCCTCGCTGTCGATCCAGGCGCACCCGACGATCGCGCAGGCCCGCGAGAGCTTCGCACGCGAAGAGGATGCCGGGGTGCCGCGCGACGCCGCGGATCGCCTCTATCGCGACGCCAACCACAAGCCGGAGATCATCGTCGCGCTCAGCGACGAGTTCCGCGCGCTCGTCGGGATCCGCCCGCTCGACGACACCCGGCGCCTCGTGGCGGCGCTGGGGGAGGGGCCCGCCCGCGCCGCGCTGATGCAGCGGCTCGGGGCGCCTGTCGGTGCGGAGGGCGCCGACGGTGCGGCGACGGGGGCGGATGCCGCGGCCCCGGCATCCGTCGTCCGCGATCTGCTGGCGTGGGCGCTCACCGACGCCGATGCCGACCTCGTCGCGGACCTCGTCCGGGCGCTCGAGCGCGCCGACAGCGATGAGTTCGCCGAGGAGATCGCCACGCTGCGCGCCGCGGCCGCCGACTTCCCCGGCGACCCGGGCCTCATCGTCGCGCTGCTGATGAACCTCGTGATCCTCCGGCCCGGTCAGGCGCTCTTCGCCCCCGCCGGCGTGCTGCACGCCTACCAGTCGGGGCTCGGCGTCGAGCTCATGGCGGCCAGCGACAACGTCCTCCGCGGCGGACTGACCCCCAAGCACGTCGACGTGCCCGAGCTCATGCGCGTGGTCGACGTCGCAACCGGGCCCGCCCCGCTCGTCGTGCCGCAGGAGATCGCGCCGGGCGTCCGCGAGTACGCCCCGCCGGTCAGCGACTTCGCGCTCACGGCCGTCACCGTCACCGCCGACCAGCCGGTCACGGTGGCGCTGCGGGGCCCCGCGATCGTCTTGGCGACGGCGGGCGAGGTCGAGGTGCGCACCGCGGATGCCGTGGTCTCGCTCGTTCCCGGCGCCGCCGTGTACGTCGGGCGCGAAGACCGGGTCGAAGTCTCCGGCGCCGGCGCCGTCTTCGTCGCGCAGCCCGGTCGCGCGTAG